The Halioglobus maricola genome segment TCTGCTCACCCTGGACACCAGCAAATTGCCTCTCATCGAGAATGCACTCCCGGGCGTTCACATCTGGCCGCTGTTTCTGGATGCCGAGAACGGACTGTGGGTGATTCGGGCCAAATTCGAGCCTGGCATCGTCCTGCCGAAACACTTTCACACCGGCACCGTTCATTTCTATACCACCGCGGGTAGCTGGCACTACCTCGAGTACCCGGACCAGCCTCAAACTGCCGGTTGCTACCTGTATGAGCCCGGTGGCTCGATACACACTTTCGCCACTGACGCCGAAGGTGAAGGCGCCGACGGATTTATGATCATCAACGGCTGCAACGTCAATTTCGACGATGAAGGTAATTTCCTGAACATCATGGATGCCGGCTGGATTGAGATGATGGTGTTGGAAGCGGCCAAGGCCCAGGGCATACCTTCACCGCGTTACATCCGCCCCGGGGGCAATGCAAAATTCACGAGTGAGTAACCAGAGCCTAGCGCGACAGAGGACAGTTATCCATGAATAGGCCAGGCCTTCGGTTGCTGGCCGCTCCGGCTATCGCTAAC includes the following:
- a CDS encoding 2,4'-dihydroxyacetophenone dioxygenase family protein, with product MALPEPFNHQDFLLTLDTSKLPLIENALPGVHIWPLFLDAENGLWVIRAKFEPGIVLPKHFHTGTVHFYTTAGSWHYLEYPDQPQTAGCYLYEPGGSIHTFATDAEGEGADGFMIINGCNVNFDDEGNFLNIMDAGWIEMMVLEAAKAQGIPSPRYIRPGGNAKFTSE